In Acidobacteriota bacterium, the genomic stretch GCCATCGACCGCAAGGCTTCCGGAACCTCGCTGAGAGGATAGACCTTGTCGATCAACGGTTGGACCTTTCCCGCTTTCACCAGCTCGCTGACGAAAGCCAGGTCCTCTGCTTTGTCTTGCGCCATCAAGAAGGCGATCTTCTGCTTGCCCGGCTTCGCGGGCAGGAGTCCCAACAACATGGCCTTGAAAGTCGCCATCATGCCGCCTCCCGCAACCAGATAGGTCCCCTCGGGCTCGAGCGCCCGGCGGCAGGCGCGGATCGAGCGCTGGGCCACGAGATCGACGATCAGGTCGTAACGCTCACCCTGCTCGGTAAAGTCCTCGCGCGTGTAGTCGAGAACGTGGTCGGCGCCGATCGAGCGCATCCATTCGAGCTTCTTTCCATTGTCTACGCCGGTCACCACGGCTCCGCGCAGCTTGGCGAGCTGCACCGCCAGGGAGCCGGCTCCGCCTCCGGCGCCATTGATCAAGACCTTCTGCCCCGGCTGAACCCCGCCGACGTCACGGATGCTCTGCACCGCGATGTAGGTCGCTTGGGGAAGGGCTGCGGCTTGCTCGAAGGTCAGATGACCAGGCTTCTCGACCAGGGTCGCAGTCTCGGGAATGCACACGTACTCGGCGAAGGCGCCGAAGGCGCACATTCCGAAGATCTCGTCGCCGGGCTCGAAGCGGGTGACCTTTCGGCCCACGGCTTCGACTCGGCCGGCCACGTCGCACCCCAGGATCTGGTACCTCGGCTTGAAGAAACCTCCAGACTTCCGAGCCGCATCTCGGCTCCCGCTGGGCACCACCGGATGCCGAACTTTCGGCCCCATCAAGGTCGCCATAGCAGTGATGAAGAGCGGCTTCCCGGTCAGGATCTCCCAATCGCCCAGATTCGCCGAAGCTGCCTCGACCTTGACCAGGATTTCATCGTCACAGGGAGCCGGTCGCTCGATTTCTGCGAGCTCGAGAACCTCGGACGTTCCATAGCGATAGCGAACACTGGCCTGCATGGTGCCTCCTCACGAAAAACGGCGACCGATCGCCGGGGCGCCCTTCAGGCCGGGCGCTTGCCATCCGACTCGACTCACCTTGTCCCACGATCCGGCCTAGCCCGACCTTCTCACCAGCTCTCCGCTGCAAAGCCGTATGTCACGGAACCTGTCCAGTACGGCCGCGTCGCGGCACCGGC encodes the following:
- a CDS encoding NAD(P)-dependent alcohol dehydrogenase yields the protein MQASVRYRYGTSEVLELAEIERPAPCDDEILVKVEAASANLGDWEILTGKPLFITAMATLMGPKVRHPVVPSGSRDAARKSGGFFKPRYQILGCDVAGRVEAVGRKVTRFEPGDEIFGMCAFGAFAEYVCIPETATLVEKPGHLTFEQAAALPQATYIAVQSIRDVGGVQPGQKVLINGAGGGAGSLAVQLAKLRGAVVTGVDNGKKLEWMRSIGADHVLDYTREDFTEQGERYDLIVDLVAQRSIRACRRALEPEGTYLVAGGGMMATFKAMLLGLLPAKPGKQKIAFLMAQDKAEDLAFVSELVKAGKVQPLIDKVYPLSEVPEALRSMAEGEALGKVVIAMSSASRAG